From Xylocopilactobacillus apis, a single genomic window includes:
- a CDS encoding cell division protein SepF, translated as MAFNKGLLKNIFGSDDESEYDDIYDDEVIEDDDGVVEQERKVIPMNKQKSTAKNTVNQNKIIVVEPRIYSDAAEIVGQLKDNYAVVVNFEKIEADQAKRIIDFLSGATCAMDGTTQRVSPQIYLCTPSNFKVQANFKDSESNI; from the coding sequence ATGGCTTTTAATAAAGGATTACTAAAAAATATTTTTGGTTCTGATGATGAGTCAGAATATGATGATATATATGATGACGAAGTAATAGAAGATGACGATGGTGTTGTTGAGCAAGAACGGAAAGTAATTCCCATGAACAAACAAAAAAGTACTGCTAAGAACACAGTAAATCAAAATAAAATTATCGTGGTAGAGCCTAGAATTTACAGCGATGCAGCAGAAATTGTAGGTCAACTTAAGGATAATTATGCAGTTGTTGTAAATTTTGAAAAAATTGAAGCAGATCAAGCAAAAAGAATAATTGATTTTCTTAGCGGAGCAACTTGTGCAATGGATGGTACTACGCAAAGAGTAAGTCCTCAGATTTATCTGTGTACGCCAAGCAATTTTAAAGTTCAGGCAAATTTCAAGGATAGCGAGAGCAATATTTGA
- a CDS encoding cell division protein FtsQ/DivIB, with translation MLISRSTNNRKNEYVFRAVLLILLNFIGILICVYFLLGLNLIRQINVEGNKEVPTQEIINASSLKVNHDVVEVVFNQKKIKTKIKKNLPQVNQIKLNLVKFNNVNIKVTELGVVGYVQKKHQFQSVLTNGVVDPHLRKKIYQERPVFDNFLTKKDIKKIAQIYQEIPDSVRNNISEIKLTHSKINPNQIKINMDDGNLVIGDLNTIKKKIVDYSFLTKGKSGKLIVDLEVGTFVRQRK, from the coding sequence ATGCTTATTAGCAGAAGTACAAATAATAGAAAGAATGAATATGTTTTTCGTGCTGTATTACTTATTTTATTAAATTTTATTGGAATTTTAATTTGTGTTTATTTCTTATTAGGTCTTAATTTAATAAGACAGATTAATGTTGAGGGAAATAAAGAAGTTCCAACCCAAGAGATAATCAATGCCAGCAGTTTAAAAGTCAATCATGATGTTGTAGAAGTTGTCTTTAATCAAAAAAAAATTAAAACTAAAATAAAAAAAAATTTGCCCCAGGTCAATCAAATCAAATTAAATTTGGTCAAATTTAATAATGTTAATATCAAAGTTACAGAATTAGGTGTTGTCGGCTATGTTCAAAAAAAACATCAATTTCAATCAGTTTTAACTAATGGAGTCGTTGATCCTCATCTAAGAAAAAAAATTTATCAGGAACGTCCGGTATTTGATAATTTCTTAACAAAAAAGGATATTAAAAAAATTGCTCAGATATATCAGGAAATTCCTGATTCAGTTCGTAATAATATTTCTGAAATTAAGTTGACTCATTCCAAAATTAATCCAAATCAAATCAAAATAAATATGGACGACGGCAATTTAGTAATTGGAGATTTGAATACAATCAAAAAAAAGATTGTTGATTATTCTTTCTTGACAAAGGGAAAGAGCGGAAAGTTAATCGTTGATTTAGAAGTTGGAACTTTTGTAAGACAAAGAAAGTAA
- the yqeK gene encoding bis(5'-nucleosyl)-tetraphosphatase (symmetrical) YqeK has translation MASDWFNYFKEIEKNKLSEHRYQHCISVSSTAESLAEKYGVDSKKAKLAGLLHDLYKQTDDQMFIDLIHSGHYDLSLLKYGNGVWHGFLGADLLKNEYHFYDEEILNSIRYHTISNPQMDNLAKVIFVADYIEPNRNFEEAALARMIAKEDLDAAVLFEIEKTVHYLMEKSSLIHPAMLLTYNTLYTNNLKYHELIEKAEENWK, from the coding sequence ATGGCAAGTGATTGGTTCAATTACTTTAAAGAAATCGAAAAAAATAAACTAAGTGAACATCGTTATCAGCATTGTATTTCAGTATCAAGTACTGCTGAATCATTAGCAGAAAAATATGGTGTTGATTCAAAAAAAGCTAAATTAGCAGGATTACTTCATGATTTATATAAACAGACGGATGATCAGATGTTTATTGATCTAATCCATTCCGGTCACTACGACTTGAGCTTATTAAAATATGGAAATGGAGTATGGCACGGATTTTTAGGAGCTGATCTTTTAAAAAATGAATATCACTTTTACGACGAAGAGATTTTAAATTCGATTAGATATCATACAATCTCTAATCCGCAAATGGATAACTTAGCAAAAGTTATTTTTGTAGCGGATTATATTGAACCTAATCGCAACTTTGAAGAAGCAGCATTGGCCCGCATGATTGCAAAAGAGGATCTAGATGCGGCAGTTTTATTTGAAATAGAAAAAACTGTTCATTATCTAATGGAAAAGTCATCGTTGATTCATCCGGCAATGTTGCTAACTTACAATACTTTATATACAAACAATTTGAAATATCATGAATTGATTGAAAAAGCGGAGGAAAATTGGAAATAA
- a CDS encoding DivIVA domain-containing protein: protein MVLTPEDIANKDFSRSVRGFSEKEVNDFLDEINDNYARTLDENDALKNQLSASQEKVKYFSGLQDALNKSILIAQQTADRVKKDAEKERDRIIYDAENDAKKIIKAATEKANQVQDEAIGQTQELSEKGKVVEEGLKKLHDQLVKSLKQQLEYVNDDNWLNLLQSHFSENFDDFQHYKSSEVYDDVTKSLLTENPDLKLGTDPTSVNDSESFDNFESDQQVNQFEQPQDTEDNVNGNQSIPINNDFSTAQYNQPQPDIQSQQQYGMNENSVAPNQNAQGNYEPDNSAGASFDPAFSNPNSQNYADPYSINQPSPEAGAYPLQQPNFNQVPDPSYPNNVGYPQNNEGNNQGQPNTQGS from the coding sequence ATGGTACTAACACCTGAAGATATTGCAAATAAAGATTTTAGTCGGAGCGTTCGTGGTTTCAGCGAGAAGGAAGTTAATGATTTTCTTGATGAGATCAACGATAATTATGCTCGGACTTTAGATGAAAATGATGCATTAAAGAATCAATTGTCAGCGTCACAAGAAAAAGTAAAATATTTTTCTGGCTTACAAGATGCACTGAACAAATCAATTCTAATTGCTCAACAAACTGCTGATCGAGTAAAAAAAGATGCAGAAAAAGAGCGTGACCGAATCATTTATGATGCTGAAAATGATGCAAAAAAGATTATAAAAGCTGCGACTGAAAAAGCGAATCAGGTTCAAGATGAAGCCATTGGTCAGACTCAAGAGTTATCTGAAAAAGGAAAAGTTGTAGAAGAAGGCTTAAAAAAATTGCATGATCAGTTGGTTAAGTCTTTGAAACAACAATTAGAGTATGTTAATGATGATAATTGGTTAAATCTTTTGCAATCTCATTTTTCAGAAAATTTTGATGATTTTCAACATTACAAATCTTCAGAAGTTTATGACGATGTTACTAAATCTTTGTTAACGGAAAACCCTGATTTAAAACTTGGAACTGATCCAACAAGTGTAAATGACTCAGAATCATTTGATAATTTTGAGTCTGATCAACAGGTGAACCAATTTGAACAACCTCAAGATACTGAAGACAATGTTAATGGTAATCAGTCAATTCCAATAAACAATGATTTTTCTACAGCTCAGTACAATCAGCCTCAACCTGATATTCAAAGTCAACAACAATATGGGATGAATGAAAATTCAGTTGCCCCAAATCAAAATGCTCAGGGAAATTATGAACCTGACAATTCAGCAGGAGCATCATTTGATCCCGCTTTTAGTAACCCTAATTCGCAAAATTATGCTGATCCATATAGTATAAATCAACCATCTCCAGAAGCAGGAGCATATCCTTTACAGCAACCAAATTTTAATCAAGTACCTGATCCTTCATACCCAAATAATGTTGGATACCCTCAAAATAATGAAGGTAATAATCAAGGTCAACCTAACACACAAGGAAGTTAA
- the ftsZ gene encoding cell division protein FtsZ, with amino-acid sequence MDNQQGESKEKTEGAIIKVIGVGGAGGNAVNRMVEEGVKGVEFFVANTDRQALSSSRVDKHIQLGPKLTSGLGAGSDPEVGQKAALESEEEIRNSLQGADMIFVTAGMGGGTGTGAAPVISKIAKDLGALTVGVVTRPFKFEGSKRSQFAMTGISAMKSNVDTLVIISNDNLLSIVDKKTGLKEAFSVADDVLRQGVEGITDTITETGLVNLDLNDVRTVMENQGTAVIGIGTGSGDNAIEEATEEAVASPLLESDITGAKQVLLNIIGGKNLTIFDIQSAADTVAQRASNDVNVIFGASIDEKFDDKIQVTLIATGIDTDGTQKQSSSSSKTDTASNNRVVDWNDNQVLSNDSQRSSTSVEQNKTAKPFENSEFEVFQSGQDVKNSSDDDDDDVPPFLRRNNNR; translated from the coding sequence ATGGATAATCAGCAAGGCGAATCTAAAGAAAAAACAGAAGGCGCAATAATTAAAGTTATTGGCGTCGGTGGAGCTGGAGGTAATGCGGTAAATCGAATGGTTGAAGAAGGTGTTAAAGGCGTTGAGTTTTTTGTTGCTAATACTGATCGTCAAGCATTATCTTCCTCAAGAGTTGATAAACATATTCAACTTGGTCCTAAATTGACTAGTGGACTAGGTGCCGGTTCTGATCCAGAAGTCGGTCAAAAAGCAGCCCTTGAAAGTGAAGAAGAAATTAGAAATTCTCTCCAAGGAGCAGATATGATTTTTGTTACTGCCGGGATGGGGGGAGGCACTGGAACAGGTGCTGCCCCTGTCATTTCAAAAATTGCAAAGGATCTTGGAGCTTTGACGGTAGGAGTGGTTACCAGACCATTTAAGTTTGAGGGGTCGAAAAGATCTCAATTTGCAATGACTGGAATTTCTGCGATGAAATCTAATGTTGACACATTGGTTATTATTTCAAATGATAATCTTTTATCAATTGTTGATAAGAAAACTGGTTTAAAAGAAGCTTTTTCAGTTGCTGATGATGTGTTAAGACAAGGTGTTGAGGGCATTACCGATACAATTACAGAAACTGGGCTTGTAAATCTTGATCTTAATGATGTTAGAACAGTCATGGAAAATCAAGGAACAGCTGTCATTGGAATTGGCACCGGCAGTGGAGATAATGCGATTGAGGAAGCTACCGAAGAAGCTGTTGCTTCGCCTTTATTGGAAAGTGATATAACAGGTGCTAAACAAGTTCTATTGAATATTATTGGCGGTAAAAATTTGACTATTTTTGATATCCAATCAGCGGCAGATACTGTTGCTCAAAGGGCATCTAATGATGTTAATGTTATTTTTGGGGCATCAATTGATGAAAAATTTGATGATAAGATTCAAGTAACATTAATTGCAACGGGTATTGATACAGATGGAACTCAAAAACAATCTTCTAGTAGTTCAAAAACTGATACAGCGAGTAATAACAGAGTAGTAGATTGGAATGATAATCAAGTACTTTCCAATGATAGCCAACGTTCAAGTACTTCAGTAGAACAAAATAAAACTGCAAAACCATTCGAGAATTCTGAATTTGAAGTTTTTCAAAGTGGACAAGACGTGAAAAATTCAAGTGATGACGATGATGACGATGTTCCACCGTTTTTAAGAAGAAACAACAATAGATAG
- a CDS encoding YlmH/Sll1252 family protein, translating into MSEKDYSASKIKNIVEMVSLKKTVYVSNFLNPYEQSLWNSKNKNVNFKFWGGYEEAERKVVIAFCSNLKEDSLLNNFNLSVVEASLNDFSSISHRQVLGSLIHNGINREVIGDILITSRKIQIIIKSSILKFLIENPLNVNKNILNFREIGFDQIEKPVVKSLLKTDTVPSLRLDAFLSKVLNISRLKSQTLISQGKVFVDFKPVSKSAYVLTKNEFVTARGFGRIKLNRVIGRSKKNKIVIEYQKL; encoded by the coding sequence ATGTCGGAAAAAGATTATTCTGCTAGTAAAATTAAAAATATTGTTGAAATGGTTTCCTTAAAAAAGACGGTTTATGTCAGCAATTTTTTAAACCCATATGAACAAAGTTTGTGGAATTCAAAAAACAAAAATGTGAATTTTAAATTTTGGGGCGGGTATGAAGAAGCTGAAAGAAAAGTTGTAATAGCTTTTTGCTCAAACTTAAAAGAAGATAGTTTATTAAATAATTTTAATCTTTCTGTCGTTGAAGCCTCACTTAATGACTTTTCATCGATTAGTCATCGTCAAGTTTTGGGGTCACTAATTCATAATGGAATAAATCGAGAAGTAATTGGCGATATTTTAATTACTTCTCGAAAGATTCAGATTATTATAAAAAGTTCAATTTTAAAATTTTTAATTGAAAATCCACTCAACGTAAATAAAAATATTTTAAATTTTAGGGAAATAGGGTTTGATCAGATTGAAAAGCCAGTAGTAAAAAGCCTATTGAAAACTGATACAGTACCTTCATTGAGGCTGGATGCTTTTTTATCAAAAGTTTTAAATATTTCTCGGCTTAAATCTCAAACTTTGATTTCACAGGGAAAAGTTTTTGTGGATTTTAAGCCTGTGAGTAAATCTGCATATGTTTTAACAAAAAATGAATTTGTCACAGCTCGAGGTTTTGGTAGAATTAAACTAAATAGGGTTATTGGCAGATCGAAAAAAAATAAAATAGTGATCGAATACCAAAAACTATAG
- a CDS encoding YggT family protein, producing the protein MSQPILRILYIVGDRLIDIYILVITVTAFLSWVPGLYDSKFGRLLRRFTEPFDNLVHRFIPPIMGLDLSPIIEILICMLLRQLWFMVLSTMFMGL; encoded by the coding sequence TTGAGTCAACCAATTTTACGCATACTGTATATAGTCGGAGATCGTTTAATTGATATTTATATTTTAGTAATTACAGTTACTGCTTTTTTATCATGGGTTCCAGGTCTTTATGATTCTAAATTTGGAAGATTGTTAAGGAGATTTACTGAACCATTCGATAATTTAGTTCATAGATTTATTCCTCCAATTATGGGATTAGATCTTTCTCCGATTATTGAAATTTTGATTTGTATGCTGCTTAGACAACTTTGGTTTATGGTTTTAAGCACAATGTTTATGGGCCTTTGA
- a CDS encoding YqeG family HAD IIIA-type phosphatase — MHNNRSKKWYYPTWKAHSITDLDPISLKARGIKGVISDLDNTLVAWDLKDSDLVAKRWINSLKDASIPLIIVSNNNPERVEKAVSGLGVPFIAFSLKPSSIGIKKALKELNLSKKDVILVGDQVLTDLFAGFFSNIKTVLVDPLVETDHWNTKINRFFEKPFMNRIKKAKGIEWKIK, encoded by the coding sequence GTGCATAATAACCGGTCTAAAAAATGGTATTATCCAACTTGGAAAGCTCATAGTATAACAGATCTTGATCCAATTTCTTTAAAAGCACGTGGGATAAAAGGCGTAATTTCAGATTTAGATAATACTTTGGTTGCTTGGGATCTAAAAGATTCTGATCTAGTTGCAAAAAGGTGGATCAATTCACTAAAAGATGCATCGATTCCATTAATTATTGTTTCAAATAATAATCCTGAAAGAGTAGAAAAGGCAGTTTCAGGTTTAGGGGTGCCATTTATAGCTTTCTCTTTAAAGCCTTCATCAATCGGAATTAAGAAAGCATTAAAAGAATTGAATCTTTCCAAAAAAGATGTAATTTTAGTTGGTGATCAGGTGTTGACTGATCTTTTTGCAGGGTTCTTCTCAAACATCAAAACAGTTTTAGTGGATCCTTTAGTTGAAACAGATCATTGGAATACAAAAATTAACCGCTTTTTTGAAAAACCTTTTATGAATAGAATTAAAAAAGCTAAAGGAATTGAATGGAAAATCAAATAA
- the murG gene encoding undecaprenyldiphospho-muramoylpentapeptide beta-N-acetylglucosaminyltransferase, with protein sequence MRVIFAGGGTGGHIYPALSLIKKLKHNDPDIEVLFIGSNRGLEKELTQELGIPFTSLDVQGLRRSFSLSNFKTLFKFVDSVSKSKQIIRNFDPDIVVGTGGYVSAPVLYKAARMKKKTIVFEPNSYPGLTNKLLGKLVTKVAVSNDDAKQYFPSSKIVFTGNPRSQEVYEESLAQKKHQSLKQEIPQVLIFGGSLGALQINNAAEEMIRQHDFKNIKIIFGSGRKYYADKKEILDKLNEKENVQIKPYINNMAELLPNISLIVSRSGATTIAEITALGVPAILIPSPNVTHDHQTYNAKSLSNENAAILLPEGELTSKKLYEMIMNLINDHHRLSEMKCKSFSLGERDAADRFINLMKELVGENAY encoded by the coding sequence ATGAGAGTAATTTTTGCTGGAGGAGGTACAGGGGGACATATTTACCCAGCTCTTTCTTTAATCAAAAAGTTAAAACATAATGATCCAGATATTGAAGTTTTATTTATTGGCAGTAATCGGGGATTGGAAAAAGAACTTACTCAAGAACTGGGAATCCCTTTTACTTCATTAGATGTTCAAGGACTTCGAAGATCATTTTCATTGAGCAATTTTAAGACTTTATTTAAATTTGTAGATTCGGTCTCAAAATCAAAGCAGATTATTAGAAATTTTGATCCGGACATTGTTGTTGGAACAGGAGGGTATGTATCTGCTCCAGTATTGTATAAAGCAGCAAGGATGAAAAAAAAGACAATAGTTTTTGAGCCAAATTCATATCCAGGCTTAACGAATAAATTACTTGGTAAATTAGTTACAAAAGTTGCTGTTTCAAATGATGATGCTAAACAGTATTTTCCTTCCAGTAAAATTGTTTTTACTGGAAACCCTCGTTCTCAAGAGGTTTATGAAGAATCTCTTGCTCAAAAGAAACATCAAAGTTTAAAACAAGAAATTCCGCAAGTTTTAATCTTTGGTGGCTCACTAGGGGCGTTACAGATTAACAACGCTGCAGAAGAGATGATAAGGCAGCATGACTTTAAAAATATTAAAATTATTTTTGGAAGCGGTCGTAAATATTATGCGGATAAAAAAGAAATTCTTGATAAATTAAATGAAAAAGAAAACGTTCAAATTAAACCCTACATTAATAATATGGCAGAATTATTGCCTAATATTTCATTAATTGTTTCTCGTTCTGGGGCGACAACTATTGCTGAAATAACAGCTTTAGGTGTTCCTGCAATCTTAATCCCGAGTCCAAACGTTACTCATGATCATCAAACGTATAATGCCAAATCTTTATCTAATGAAAATGCGGCAATTCTTTTGCCCGAAGGTGAATTAACATCAAAAAAGTTGTATGAAATGATAATGAATTTAATAAATGATCATCATCGTTTGTCTGAAATGAAATGCAAATCTTTTTCTTTAGGTGAACGTGATGCAGCCGATCGGTTTATTAATCTTATGAAAGAACTTGTAGGGGAAAATGCTTATTAG
- the yqeH gene encoding ribosome biogenesis GTPase YqeH, which translates to MENQIKNIQCNGCGAFIQDDDDSLIGYLDRRTLEKLTDNKQPILCKRCFRLLHYKEVTPLKVGAEDFLEVIKKIPSKVTIIAVTDIFDLSTEFFSLLKKFTDVDEILIVINKIEALPRDYKIGAVVDWVRKEAIKEKINVSYIVPTSAKNKYNIDVLYQIITQNIKYEDVYFVGNANVGKSSLINALVKSQNRNITEPAVSSLPGTTLNFLTFKNGVQTWFDTPGILLKNQSLSIFSIDDWQLILPTNQLKTIIFQLDSGQTIFIGGLAWVDFVKGQKSSFVFYFNSNISLHRKKTNENEIFYFQHVGNILIPPKEKLKDTDVFKYKQLKIKTNEKKDVVFPGIGWLTLPKRVEICLNLVDNLDVTIRSAIV; encoded by the coding sequence ATGGAAAATCAAATAAAGAATATACAGTGTAATGGCTGTGGGGCTTTTATCCAAGATGATGATGATTCTCTGATTGGATATCTTGATCGACGAACATTAGAAAAATTAACGGATAATAAACAACCGATTCTTTGTAAGAGATGTTTCAGGCTTTTACACTATAAAGAAGTCACTCCTTTAAAAGTTGGGGCTGAAGACTTTTTAGAAGTTATTAAAAAAATTCCTTCAAAGGTCACCATTATTGCAGTGACTGATATTTTTGATCTGTCAACGGAGTTCTTCTCTTTACTTAAAAAATTTACTGATGTTGATGAAATATTGATTGTAATTAATAAAATTGAAGCACTTCCAAGAGATTATAAGATTGGGGCCGTTGTTGACTGGGTTAGAAAAGAAGCAATTAAAGAAAAAATAAATGTTAGTTATATTGTTCCAACTAGCGCCAAGAATAAATACAATATTGATGTTTTATATCAAATTATTACTCAAAACATTAAGTATGAAGATGTTTATTTTGTAGGTAATGCGAATGTTGGAAAATCCAGTTTAATCAATGCTTTAGTTAAAAGTCAGAATAGAAATATTACTGAACCGGCTGTCTCTTCACTTCCAGGGACTACTTTAAATTTTCTTACTTTTAAAAATGGAGTTCAAACATGGTTTGATACCCCAGGAATACTTTTAAAAAATCAGTCACTTTCTATTTTTAGTATAGATGATTGGCAGCTAATATTACCTACTAACCAGCTAAAAACTATTATTTTTCAACTTGACTCAGGTCAGACCATTTTTATTGGAGGTCTTGCTTGGGTAGATTTTGTGAAGGGTCAAAAATCTTCTTTTGTCTTTTATTTTAATTCAAATATTTCGCTTCATCGAAAAAAAACAAACGAAAATGAAATTTTTTATTTTCAGCATGTGGGTAATATTTTAATTCCGCCAAAAGAAAAATTAAAAGATACAGATGTCTTTAAATATAAACAATTAAAAATTAAAACTAATGAAAAAAAAGATGTAGTTTTTCCTGGGATAGGCTGGTTAACTTTACCCAAAAGAGTAGAGATTTGTTTGAATTTAGTTGATAATTTAGATGTAACTATTAGATCAGCTATTGTATAG
- a CDS encoding nicotinate-nicotinamide nucleotide adenylyltransferase produces the protein MDRLKKENVILTLPKEEKKTDHKRKAIGLFTGKFDPIHIGHLVVAENVSDFLNLDKIYFIPVTNHDIIENDLQKDCHRLTMIKDSVRDNDRFELLYSGTLFEKPKNLEDMFRLLHEKNPEAEYYWIAGNEFINSISMGTFSTKLLDYVKLVGTRRYNFVLRSKVPITWVEVPSINISSSNIRNRLKNKMTIRYLVPDKVFRYILKENLYGK, from the coding sequence ATGGATAGATTAAAAAAAGAAAATGTAATTTTAACACTGCCAAAAGAAGAAAAAAAAACAGATCATAAAAGAAAAGCAATTGGGCTTTTTACTGGTAAATTCGACCCCATTCATATCGGACATCTAGTGGTGGCAGAAAATGTCAGTGATTTTTTAAATCTTGATAAAATTTATTTTATTCCTGTGACTAATCACGATATCATTGAGAATGATCTTCAAAAAGATTGTCATCGTTTAACAATGATTAAAGATAGTGTCAGAGATAATGACCGATTTGAATTACTTTATTCAGGGACTTTATTTGAAAAGCCTAAGAACTTGGAAGATATGTTTCGGTTACTTCATGAGAAAAATCCAGAGGCAGAGTATTATTGGATTGCCGGAAATGAATTTATAAATTCAATTAGTATGGGAACTTTCTCAACGAAATTATTGGATTATGTAAAGTTAGTTGGTACAAGACGCTATAACTTTGTTTTGCGTTCTAAGGTTCCGATTACTTGGGTAGAGGTTCCAAGTATCAATATCTCCAGTTCTAATATTCGCAATCGTTTAAAAAATAAAATGACAATTCGTTATTTAGTGCCAGATAAAGTGTTCCGTTATATTTTGAAGGAGAATCTTTATGGCAAGTGA
- the ftsA gene encoding cell division protein FtsA yields the protein MDNGAQTFVGIDIGTSFVKLIAMQTTNNNINVVGVGIAQSTGMNKGMVVDINQTVEDIKAAQKDLNKKSQILIDQVVVGIPTNYLSIKNLKGSIELGKDPREVNERDLKELVSSILNEHQSVENDFVGIAVEEFIVDNFDGISDPLGMMGTTLSIHCLAYAIPKTIFRNIIKAVERSGFKVRNIVLNPIAAAEVSLSSAQKEMGSILIDAGSGKTSYSIFQNNLLQMSGTIFEGGKNITSDISKVLKISEKDAESVKIDYGSLKTGQIQDSESFVIQSLDQANEVKVGDKYLSEIIHARFEQIFTKIKNKLNSTNAFDLPGGIIITGGNSALPGTEEEAGNILGRPVNIYIPNQIGLRSQIYTVAFGMIVHTWHLSRVQMILESTLKVNKFEKFQPEMQEEQTLNDENTDLNFGTESGVKSKPQKKEKKSGFFSSLRRWIYNLFE from the coding sequence TTGGATAATGGAGCCCAAACATTTGTTGGTATTGATATAGGAACTTCTTTTGTTAAATTAATTGCAATGCAAACAACCAATAATAATATCAATGTAGTTGGGGTTGGAATTGCCCAGTCTACTGGTATGAATAAAGGAATGGTTGTTGATATCAATCAGACCGTAGAAGATATTAAAGCTGCTCAAAAAGATCTAAATAAAAAATCACAAATTTTAATTGATCAAGTTGTGGTTGGGATTCCGACTAATTATTTATCAATTAAGAATTTAAAAGGTTCTATAGAATTAGGAAAAGATCCGCGAGAAGTCAATGAAAGAGATTTAAAGGAATTAGTTTCGTCAATATTGAATGAGCATCAATCGGTTGAAAATGATTTTGTGGGAATAGCAGTTGAAGAATTTATCGTTGATAATTTTGATGGAATTAGCGATCCTTTAGGAATGATGGGAACAACGTTAAGCATTCATTGTCTGGCTTATGCAATCCCTAAAACCATTTTCAGAAATATTATTAAAGCCGTTGAAAGGTCTGGGTTCAAAGTAAGAAATATTGTATTAAATCCTATTGCAGCCGCTGAAGTGTCATTGAGTTCTGCTCAAAAAGAAATGGGATCTATTTTGATAGATGCTGGAAGCGGGAAGACTAGTTATAGTATTTTCCAAAACAACTTGTTACAAATGAGCGGTACAATTTTTGAGGGCGGGAAAAATATTACTTCAGATATTTCTAAGGTTCTTAAAATTAGTGAGAAAGATGCAGAATCAGTTAAAATTGATTATGGGAGTTTAAAAACTGGGCAAATACAAGATAGTGAATCTTTTGTAATCCAGAGTTTGGATCAAGCTAATGAAGTTAAGGTTGGAGATAAATACCTATCTGAAATTATTCACGCGCGGTTTGAACAAATTTTTACTAAGATTAAAAATAAATTAAATTCTACTAATGCTTTTGATTTGCCAGGAGGTATAATTATTACCGGTGGTAATTCTGCCCTTCCAGGAACTGAGGAAGAAGCCGGTAATATTCTTGGCAGACCTGTTAATATTTATATTCCAAACCAGATTGGTTTGAGAAGTCAAATTTACACAGTGGCTTTTGGAATGATCGTTCATACTTGGCATCTTTCACGAGTTCAAATGATTTTAGAAAGTACTTTGAAGGTTAACAAGTTTGAAAAGTTTCAACCTGAAATGCAGGAAGAACAAACATTAAATGATGAAAATACTGATCTGAATTTTGGAACAGAATCAGGAGTAAAATCTAAGCCCCAAAAAAAGGAAAAAAAGAGTGGCTTTTTCTCTTCACTGAGAAGATGGATTTACAATTTATTTGAGTAA
- a CDS encoding DUF6483 family protein: protein MQLGTGFSFHQIKPFIQDVIFFIDNSIRKDNLVNSSSNLVSDLEREINYLLEKHLYKKAVKKLFYFRYDKKEDGFTQIGFKLFDHLKSKDPIDLENGGLSLDDLDRGLNRLKLIAEGKI from the coding sequence ATGCAACTGGGAACCGGCTTTTCGTTTCATCAAATTAAGCCTTTTATACAAGATGTAATATTTTTTATTGATAATAGTATTCGTAAAGATAATTTAGTAAATTCTAGTAGCAATCTTGTTTCAGACCTAGAAAGAGAAATAAATTATTTATTAGAAAAGCATCTATATAAGAAAGCAGTAAAAAAATTATTTTATTTTCGTTATGACAAAAAAGAAGATGGTTTTACTCAAATCGGTTTTAAGCTTTTTGATCATTTAAAAAGTAAAGACCCAATTGATCTAGAGAATGGCGGTTTATCATTAGATGACTTAGATCGAGGATTAAACAGATTAAAATTAATAGCGGAAGGCAAAATTTAA